The genomic window AAAAGATACGTGGTGTATATCAGGGTCAACTTTAATTACATTTGACCAAACACACgcactcctctcctcctcctcctcctctctctctctctctctctctctctctctcacacacacacacacacacacacacacacacacaaatgcgagCGAATAcacgcgatttgtgtgtgtgtttgtggggagggggggtggggtggggtgggggggcggacgGAGGGTGTGTATGTTCGTAGTTACCTTAAAGCATGGTCAAAGATAAAAGTTGCCCAATATATAAACAACTAATCTGTGATTACGTAATCATTGTCCATGAGGGCAGACAGATTGTGGTctctgtgaccttgacctttcatcAGGTTCAGTCTGGAAGCTTAGACTTTGGGAATTACCAGTACTGCATTTGTATATCCTGTTATACTATGGTTGGGGGATAAGGTTTGAGACCCAACACCACAAACGTCATCACATGATATGACATTAATATCATAtcatacattatcattattattactgaggCAAATTCAAAATGACAACAATCGATTTTCCACAGACGAAATTCTCCTTGCCCCAATGCACATCACATGAAAATATGTCATAAACTTTGTGAGAACTTCGCTGTTCATGACAGGTGAAAGGTTTGTTAGCACTTTCATGGCCTTGACAACTGGTCAAGCTGACTGGTCAGAGAATCAGGTCCGAGCGCCAGTATCACGTTGGACCACAGTGTGAGGACGGGGAGTAGCCATCAATGGTCccgagtttaaaaaaagaaaagaaaaaaaaaagtgaggtcaTTCACTTGTACTTGACACTGCTGGATTTCAGTTGCTGCTGAAACAAGTTTCCCTGACCTTATCCTGAGCCAATTCGCGAAtaaaatatttcacacacacacacacacacacacacacacacacacacacacacacacacacacacacacacacacatatacatgtgtgtgtgtgtgtgttaaaaaaaaatttaacggAGGGTCAGACTATGGAACCATTGGTAGCGTTTTCAGTTGTACTTGAAATAATTATTTTCAGTGTTTTACGAGAAATTATtgtccacaccagacacacagacacatgcacatgcataactGTGCACGTTTCTGTGCACATCCGTCCGATTCTCTTTCCAGTTTGTGTTGTTTATCTCAACTGAAATATTTTTCCCTTAAGTTTATCCGATCTTCTTGTATTTTTCAGATTAAGATCACtttggttgtttttattatttctgtTTTAGCACCACGAAGTCATCAAATTTAAACACAACAGTTGTTGTAATTGGAAGATATTTTCCTGTTTTTCGTGTgaataaacaacaaagaaatacgaTTTTCACACAAACTGCACGCTCCCTGTAAGCCAGCACAAGGGAACAGTGCCATTGTGGTAGGTTTGTGGCTTTGGAAACACTTGTTTCTTCACGTGTGAGTCAGCGgtagtgctgggtctcctctggtgtgtggtctcctggcgacttAACACTGATATGGTGcagatgatagaaaaaaaaacaaaaaacaacctcaccccctcaaaaaaacaacaaccccccacccccaaaaacaacaacaacacacacttgtTTAACTCGAGGTGAGCCACAGTCTTTGAAGACGTTCACGATAGAAGGCGCGATTCTGTGAAACGCCCTTAACAAACTGGGGTAATTGGATTGGAAAGTGTTGTTCCTTGACAAAATGCCCGAAACATAAAATGTGCGGCATGAAACTCACACGCAcgtgtgaggggtggaagaatttCGCGGACTGTccactttctgtgtctgttcggCAAGGTCAGGACCACTGTGTTGTTCCCCACAATCAACTGAACCCCGGTAAATTGGATTCCTACTTTGGTTTCTTCCAAGAAGTCTGGATTCCCTGACTGAATGTTTCGTCAACTTGTGATTTGTCGAATATCGGaagttgtgtctgtgtgaggtgaAAGAGCAACTGTTTCTATTCCCTGGGGTGATTTCAAACGAAACGTGATGCTCGGTGTTACCACTGACACTGTCGCTGGCACTCTGATACCCTGACGACGTCGGAGAGCGCGTGCAAACCACGTGGAGGTCAGACTGTGATCCTGAGTTGTCTGGAACTGCGTCATCATCCAGGGACCGCCGAGCGTTCGTGAGAGGCTgagagtgtggggatggggaCACGAGGTTGCTGTCACTGTTCTGGCGAGGCAAGGAGGCCCCTTGCTGACCGTGTGCGGCAGAAACAAAGCGGACCCACTTTGCCGTGGAGCTGAAGCTGCTGTCCACCGTCAGGGGGTCACCGCTGTGCACACTGCCATCCCTGCTCACGCTCCATGTCCTCGGCGTCTTCCTGGGCGATGACCAGCCCCTCCTGCCCTCCACGTAGTTCCTGGAAGGGTCCAGGTCCACGGGCACAGGAAAGTCCGCGGTGTTGACACTGTCAGACCTCAGAACCGAAGGCGGTCTGCTGTAGCTGTATCGAAACTCGTTTTGGTATATCACAAACTCTGAGGGAGGGGCCACGGGTTTTTCACGAGCTTCTTGGTCGTGTTTAAAGGTACACCCCGCTGCCAGCATGAGGGCCAGGAGCCCCAAGCCCAGCAGCACGGGCCCCAGGATGACCAGGACGCCTCTGAAGTTCCAGAGGAAGGTGTCTCCAGCCAGACTCTGCAGGGTGGcgcagaaggtgaggaaggtgCCCACTACCATGCCCAGCACGGCCGGGAGGTACACCTTCTTCCAGCACCGCTTCTGGTAGTCCTTCCGGCGCTCCTTGCGCCGCTGCTTCTTCTCCGTGCGGCGTTGGGAGTACTCCAGGTCCTTGATGGTGGTGTCGTTCGTCCACATCTGCACCACAGACACGTCAGGGTCATGGGCGTTTGAGAGTCAGTATTCAGTGACATGGGCAACAAAGTGTAGCCCACCTGAGAAcagccctccccacacacacttattattttttttaacgaatattataccagttgtttttttatttaatgaATATTATACTGGTTTGTATTCAAAATCATTCTAGTACAATATGACAAATCCTTGCTCAGATAGatatgtatttatatttctttttatcacaacagatttctctgtgtgaaattcgggctgctctccccagggagagcgtgtcgctacacttcagcgccacccatttttttgtattttttcctgcgtgcagatttatttgtttttcctatcgaagtggatttttctacagaattttgccaggaacaacccttatgttgcctggattcttttacgtgcgctaagtgtatgctgcacacgggacctcggtttatcgtctcatccgaatgactagcatccagaccaccactcaagtctagcggatggggagaaaatatcggcggctgagccgtgattcgaaccagcgcgctcagattctctcgcttcctaggcggacgcgttacctctaggccatcactccatgtgttaCCCGTAACGCATAACCAAGGTCAGTTTCGCACAAACAGATGTGCAGATTTTGTCACCGAGGGCTCTTGGGAAGAATCATTGATTTTAACCAGATTTACGGTCATGAAAAAAGGTGGTTTCCGGTATCAAATTTCCTTTTTTGACCCAGAGAGTAAAATATGGGGACTGGAAGCTTGCACAATGTTTCACACCCTTCAAAGCCATTAGCTGACGAAACCACATCGGCAGTAGTGACAAAAGTGCCACCGCTACGAACTGGAAGGACCACCCAAAGAATTATTTATGAGTTGAAACATGCAGAATTACGGACATGTTGGAAACAAACGGTTGAGTGTTTCGTTGTCCGCTCCTGCCTGAAGCATGTACGAACGGagaaatgtccacacacacacacacacacacacacacacacacacacacacacacacacacaaagaccatagATTCTTTTCCCAAAACGATACACATTTCACTTCCAAATGTTCAGTGTAAGGTTAGATCACCATGCATGCCCCATGTgcggatgcatgcacacacacacacacacacacacacacacacacacacacacacacacacacacacacacacacatatatatatatatatatatatctttggaatgttggcctagaggtaacgcgtccgcgtaggaagcagagaatctgagctcactggttcgaatcacaccggcagtcgctagtatattctccccctccattagacctagagtggtggtctgaacactaGCCATTTGAATGAGACGACGAACCGAGGTCCaacgtgcagcatgcatttagcgcacgtaaaagaacccacggaaacaaaagggttgcccctggcaaaattctgtagaaaaatccactttgataggaaaacaaaaaatctggcaggcagaaaaaaaaaacaaaaaacaaaaaaagtggcgctgtcaatgtagcgacgcgctctccctggggagagtagcccgaatttcacacagagaaatctgttgtgacaacaagattaatacaaatagaaatacaaatacttttttttttttttaatgtattccaGACATAAGTagtgttttcagccctgatgtgGTCCTGTGTGGTAGGTTTggctataaacaacaacaacaacaacaacaataataataataataacaacaacaacaatcctgcaTGACAAATCGAATGAAGGTGTGGTGATGACCCAAACTGATCCACGAATCACACACAAAGTTTacaaaccatacacacagacTACAAGAATAACCGGTATTACAGCATCCGCGAGACTGACGACCACACGCTGCCATACCTCGAACTCCAGTAGTCTCTGGGCCTGGGACTTGCGGCGATCGAAAGAATCGTCGTGCTTGAGTCCTCTGTCGTGTTCgtgtccctcctccttctccgcgtCGTGGTCCGCTGAGCTCCGGGACCCCCGGGACCCCCGGGACCCTCGGGACAGCGTCATGGCTTCAGGCCTGCAGTTCCCGTGGCTCTGATGagtaaagataatgatgattgttgtggTAGTTAAATGAATCTTTTTGTCACTGAAGGCTGTTTATTGTATGCGGATGAAAGCAAGTACCATGTGCAGTTTATTGTATGCGGATGGTACCAAGTACCTTGTGCAGTTTATTGTATGCGGATGGTACCAAGTACCTTGTGCAGTTTATTGTGTGCGGATGGTGCCAAGTACCTTGTGCAGTTTATTGTGTGCGGATGGTACCAAGTATCATGTGCAGTTTATTGTGTTGGGATGGTACCAATTACCTTGTTACAGATAGCTCTGAAATGTATAAAgatatctatttaaaaaaaaaaaaaaagtcttttgaaAAGCGATTCACTGCTTGCTCTGGAGGAAGAGAAACTAACTTAACGGAAATTTCGAAGCGATGCTTTTGATATGATCATAGCCGCTGTGGTAGACTTTCAGAGTTCAAAGATCGAAGGTGAAATATCACAGGATCGAGTTTCGATGTTcgcattcttgttgttgtcgttgtttgtagctgtttgttgctgttgttgttgtcgctgtttgttgttgttgttgtcgctgtttgttgttgttgttgctgtttgttgttgttgttgtcgctgtttgttgttgttgttgttgttgttgtcgctgtttgttgttgttgttgttgttgtcgctgtttgttgttgttgtcgctgtttgttgttgttgtcgctgtttgttgttgttgtcgctgtttgttgtcagcgtcgctgtttgttgttgttgttgttgtcactgtttgttgttgtcgctgtttcgctgtttgttgttgtcattgtcgctgtttgttgctgttgttgttgtcgctgtttgttgttgttgttgttgttgtcgctgtttgttgttgttgttgtcgctgtttgttgttgttgttgttgttgtcgctgtttgttgttgttgttgttgttgtcgctgtttgttgttgttgttgttgctgtttgttgttgttgttgttgtcgctgtttgttgttgttgtcgctgtttgttgttgttgtcgctgtttgttgttgttgttgttgtcgctgtttgttgttgttgtcgctgtttgttgttgttgttgtcgctgtttgttgttgttgttgttgttgtcgctgtttgttgttgttgttgttgttgtcgctgtttgttgttgttgtcgtcgctgtttgttgttgttgttgttgtcgctgtttgttgttgttgtcgctgtttgttgttgttgttgtcgctgtttgttgttgttgtcgctgtttgttgttgttgtcgctgtttgttgttgttgttgttgttgttgttgtcgctgtttgttgttgttgttgttgtcgctgtttgttgttgttgttgtcgtcgctgtttgttgttgttgttgttgttgttgttgttgtcgctgtttgttgttgttgtcgtcgctgtttgttgttgttgttgttgtcgctgtttgttgttgttgtcgctgtttgttgttgttgttgtcgctgtttgttgttgttgtcgctgtttgttgttgttgtcgctgtttgttgttgttgttgttgttgttgttgtcgctgtttgttgttgttgttgttgtcgctgtttgttgttgttgttgtcgtcgctgtttgttgttgttgttgttgttgttgtcgctgtttgttgttgttgttgttgttgttgttgtcgctgtttgttgttgttgttgttgtcgctgtttgttgtcattgtcgctgtttgttgttgttgttgttgtcgctgtttgttgttgttgttgttgtcgctgtttattgttgttgtcgctgtttgttgtcgctgtttgttgttgttgtcgctgtttgttgtcgctgtttgttgttgttgtcgctgtttgttgtcgctgtttgttgtcattgaagctgtttgttgttgttgttcgctgtttgttgttgttgtcgttgtccctgtttgttgttgttgttgttcttgtttgttgttgttgtcgttgttgttgtcattgtcgctgtttgctgtcattgtcgctgtttgttgttgttgttgtcgctgtttgttgttgttgttgtcgctgtttgttgtcattgtcgctgtttgttgtcattgtcgctgtttgttgttgttgttgtcgctgtttgttgttgttgtcgctgtttgttgttgttgttgtcgctgtttgttgttgttgttgtcgctgtttgttgtcattgtcgctgtttgttgttgttgttgtggctgtttgttgtcattgtcgctgtttgttgttgttgttgtcgctgtttgctgtcattgtcgctgtttgttgttgttgttgtcgctgtttgttgtcattgtcgctgtttgttgttgttgttgtcgctgtttgttgtcattgtcattgttgttgttgttgtcgctgtttgctgtcattgtcgctgtttgttgttgttgttgtggctgtttgttgtcattgtcgctgtttgttgttgttgttgtcgctgtttgctgtcattgtcattgtcgctgtttgttgttgttgttgtcgctgtttgctgtcattgtcgctgtttgttgttgttgttgttgtcgctgtttgtttcAAGGTAGCGTATTCAGAATGTTGACTATTCCAGGACTGATCAATCTGTCGATGTCGTATAGTGGGTGAATGGAGCTATCACGATGGCACTGACTGGGTAATTCAGACAGCGTCAGCAATACGGAATAGCCTGCCACTGTCACGTTCTACCCCTGGGTGTCTGAAGGTCGGTGGCTGGGTCTCTGTCCATCCAAGCACTGTTTATGGACAAGGACACGCAGAGGACGATCCGGAcgattggtggagagagagagagagagagaagccagtttctacttcttcttcttcttccacttaacgaccaacatcagtatgctgatgaaagtTGTCGTTTTGTGGGatgttgctgttgggcgcaatttagctgggctaccgagggatgttctgttcactgataggggagatggggctcAGTCTACTGGTGTGTTCGCGTCTCCAGCTATCCCAATCCGGCTACCGTGGCGGttcccgggaatacacccgaccggcacagccctagccttctacgacactacttaccagtgaggaaaaaaaagtgggggtgggtgggcttgctggctggtgggggggcctaaacagaggtgttggagggtagtgggTTTTTAATTTCATATCTTCCGAGACATCTTGAAATATTTGTTCTGCCACGTTTTAAGTCACAATGAAAATCATTGTTATCGTGGGAAAAATAATCAGAAAGTCTTATTCAATATTAAACGACAGAAAAccgttttttttagtttttttttttagggcataTGCGAATAATGTTCACACAGTGAGGTACCGTTTAGCACGAGCGTTTTTCTGAACGTTTTAGTTTCACTGTCCGACAAAcatcctctatccccccccccccccccccccccccgcccccccgccgccccccaccaccctccaccggccccccttcaccctcccacctcacccacctgtcaatctcttcctctcccctttgACCCGTTTTACGGGTAACAGTGGACATTAACACCTTTGTGTAGTTTTCTTTGTCACGTAACAGGGTACTGAGCATCTGTTCCGGTTTGAACAAACGATTCTAAAATAGGTCAGTTTAGTAGTTTCACGTAGCTCATACCGTGCACAAACTTTCCAGTCGTCATTAGTTGTACAAGGCACAAGAACTCTCGCCAGTTCTTTACAGTGTACCTCCATCAGAAAGAAAATATGCAGATCAAACACCGACTTTTTATGTAAATAAGTGGTCACACTACACACTGAGTgttctcattaactcactcagtacggccagtcctctcttctcctctacacagacccctcggatgtccagtgggtgtctgaatgacccaacctttagattccatcatcagaattgtggtattctttgtcaacattcacctcttcagtataagagccttccgtttgcaatattttgatgatggtaattggggtgaaacgctgttaacatcgtctctttcgccgttcgtatggagagagttaacaccacTCACCCCTTCCAACACACGAAGCAAGTGCATGCCACTTAACCGTTCCATATAGTACAAGAGTGCACGGATAATTCGTGcggtccctcctctctctctctctgtgcgcgcgcgcgcgtgcgcgtgtgtatgataGGAAGAGGTTGAATGGTAGGTAACTCAAAGATAACAATCAATTTCCCCGATGATTTCGACTTAATGATTCGACTGCATGAgtgggattacacacacacacacacacacacacacacgagcgcgcccTTTTCTTGCGGTCGTGTGGAGAAAAGTGATACACGACGAAAAACAGCAGCAGTAAAATGGCGAAAACGACAGTAGAAAAAATGGACTGAAGTTCAATCGGTCGTTGAGGTCTGGCAAACAGGTGTTAAGATCTCTGCATTCCACCTAATTTGTCCCTTCTTTTCTTGCATTGGTCATCTTCAGAATGTCATGTTTTATATCACCATGTAGTTCGCATTTTATAATTTATTTGGGATGTCATTTTGTGTTTCGCCtattttgtctcttctttttACGTATACGTAGACTACTTATGTAAATACGTTATAAATATGTTGtcaaaaatcggaaaaaaaagaaaaagaaaaagaaaaaaaggaagcttcAGGCAAACATGGATGGCTCCCTTGCTTAATTCACAACGTGCACGCTAAACAACACAAAATACCAATGGAAAGACTAAAAACGTACGCAAACAAAAAGGACTCTCTCTCAgtcattacccccaccccacaaccgccctctctcccaccccatctttactctctctctctctctctctctccccccccccccccttccctctcgataaaacgcacgcgcgtgtatatgAATGCAATTATTGTGTTATACAAATCACAGAGGTGGAAATCAAGGATGTTTTGTGGAAAATATTGGTTTCATTGACGTAAGATTTTGTAAGCTGATTTAATGGAACGAAATATATTGCTTTTATCTTTAAGATTCTTTGGCAAAGAGTTCCACATTGTCCGTCCTCAACAAACATGACTGGTTTCTTCTTCATTCTCGGTCATTAGATGGAGACAAGGCTGTTTTTGAATAGGTATGTTCTGggattaagtataactacattat from Babylonia areolata isolate BAREFJ2019XMU chromosome 1, ASM4173473v1, whole genome shotgun sequence includes these protein-coding regions:
- the LOC143293014 gene encoding uncharacterized protein LOC143293014 produces the protein MTLSRGSRGSRGSRSSADHDAEKEEGHEHDRGLKHDDSFDRRKSQAQRLLEFEMWTNDTTIKDLEYSQRRTEKKQRRKERRKDYQKRCWKKVYLPAVLGMVVGTFLTFCATLQSLAGDTFLWNFRGVLVILGPVLLGLGLLALMLAAGCTFKHDQEAREKPVAPPSEFVIYQNEFRYSYSRPPSVLRSDSVNTADFPVPVDLDPSRNYVEGRRGWSSPRKTPRTWSVSRDGSVHSGDPLTVDSSFSSTAKWVRFVSAAHGQQGASLPRQNSDSNLVSPSPHSQPLTNARRSLDDDAVPDNSGSQSDLHVVCTRSPTSSGYQSASDSVSGNTEHHVSFEITPGNRNSCSFTSHRHNFRYSTNHKLTKHSVRESRLLGRNQSRNPIYRGSVDCGEQHSGPDLAEQTQKVDSPRNSSTPHTCV